In one window of Mesoplodon densirostris isolate mMesDen1 chromosome 4, mMesDen1 primary haplotype, whole genome shotgun sequence DNA:
- the ANG gene encoding angiogenin, protein MMMVLSPLFFIFMLDLGLTPLTLAQDDHRYRHFLSQHYDPKPKGRDDRYCESIMKSRNLTNPCKGVNTFIHGNKNDIKAICEDKNGKPYRGNLRISKSPFEVTTCKHKGGSSRPPCKYRATRGRVQSHCYWL, encoded by the coding sequence ATGATGATGGTCCTGAGCCCCCTGTTTTTCATCTTCATGCTGGATCTGGGTCTGACCCCACTGACCTTGGCTCAGGATGACCACAGATACAGACACTTCCTGTCCCAGCACTATGATCCCAAACCAAAGGGCCGGGATGACAGATACTGTGAAAGCATAATGAAGAGCCGAAACCTGACCAATCCCTGCAAAGGCGTCAACACCTTTATTCATGGCAACAAGAATGACATCAAGGCCATCTGTGAAGATAAGAATGGAAAACCTTACAGAGGCAATCTCAGAATAAGCAAGTCTCCCTTTGAAGTCACCACTTGCAAGCATAAAGGAGGGTCCTCCCGGCCTCCATGCAAGTACAGAGCCACAAGAGGGAGGGTACAGAGTCATTGTTATTGGCTGTGA